A single window of Rhodococcus jostii RHA1 DNA harbors:
- a CDS encoding SDR family oxidoreductase → MTIAVTGATGSIGGKVLERLGGGAGVRLIGRNAQRLEPLAEHYDSAFAVATYADGPAMTAALDGVRLLFLVSGHESATRREEHRTAVDAARAAGVERIVYLSFLGAAPECTFTFGRDHYFTEQHIRESGLKYTFLQDSWYQSMIPLMADDQGVIRGPAGDGRVSAVAPDDVADAVTAVLTTGNGDHDGVTYRLTGPEAFTLTEAAETITRVTGRSVRFEDETLDEAYASRAHFGAPDFEVAGWVTSYAAIAAGELAVVTGDVETLTGRPPQTFADYLNSYT, encoded by the coding sequence ATGACCATTGCAGTGACAGGAGCCACGGGGTCGATCGGCGGCAAGGTGCTCGAGCGGCTCGGCGGCGGCGCCGGGGTCCGGCTGATCGGGCGGAACGCGCAGCGGCTCGAGCCGCTGGCCGAGCATTACGACTCCGCGTTCGCGGTGGCCACGTATGCCGACGGTCCGGCGATGACCGCCGCGCTGGACGGCGTCCGGTTGCTGTTCCTGGTCTCGGGACACGAGAGCGCCACCCGCCGCGAGGAGCACCGCACCGCCGTGGACGCCGCCCGTGCCGCCGGGGTGGAGCGGATCGTCTACCTGTCGTTTCTGGGCGCGGCGCCCGAGTGCACGTTCACGTTCGGGCGCGACCACTACTTCACGGAGCAGCACATCCGGGAGTCCGGGCTGAAGTACACGTTCCTGCAGGACAGCTGGTACCAGTCGATGATCCCGCTGATGGCCGACGATCAGGGCGTCATCCGGGGTCCCGCCGGGGACGGCCGGGTGAGCGCGGTCGCGCCCGACGACGTCGCCGATGCGGTGACGGCGGTCCTCACCACCGGCAACGGCGACCACGACGGCGTCACCTACCGGCTGACCGGGCCGGAGGCGTTCACCCTCACCGAGGCCGCCGAGACGATCACGAGGGTGACCGGACGTTCGGTGCGGTTCGAGGACGAGACGCTGGACGAGGCGTACGCGTCCCGCGCCCACTTCGGGGCGCCGGATTTCGAGGTCGCAGGGTGGGTGACCTCGTACGCAGCGATCGCGGCCGGTGAGTTGGCGGTCGTGACGGGGGATGTCGAGACGCTCACCGGACGGCCGCCGCAGACCTTCGCCGACTATCTGAACAGCTACACTTGA
- a CDS encoding TetR/AcrR family transcriptional regulator, translating into MVSSSKGATPTEVGNAADWRRLEPTKLTPILSASLDAFYEHGFHGTSVRDIARRVGVTVPALYYHHENKEAVLLALLELSTSDVLERAHAASADGGDDPVQRLANVIEAIVLRMTMRSRLAALESEVRYLSPENRQRYRTVRKGVEELVLEIVKEGKKRELFDVSDAAETTRALLGMCQSIPRWYHAEGKLTPDAVARKYVEIAMKTVGSIEAPVKPKKRRTAGV; encoded by the coding sequence ATGGTCAGCTCATCCAAGGGTGCGACGCCCACCGAGGTCGGCAACGCAGCGGACTGGCGCCGCCTCGAACCCACGAAGTTGACGCCGATCCTCAGCGCCTCCCTCGACGCGTTCTACGAGCACGGTTTCCACGGCACCTCGGTGCGCGACATCGCCCGCCGAGTCGGTGTCACGGTACCCGCTCTCTATTACCACCACGAGAACAAGGAGGCCGTTCTCCTGGCGCTCCTGGAGCTCTCCACCAGCGACGTCCTCGAGCGTGCCCACGCCGCGAGCGCCGATGGCGGCGACGATCCGGTGCAGCGACTCGCCAACGTCATCGAGGCGATCGTGCTGCGGATGACCATGCGATCCCGTCTTGCGGCGCTCGAGAGCGAGGTGCGCTACCTGAGCCCGGAGAACCGGCAGCGTTACCGCACGGTCCGCAAGGGTGTGGAGGAACTGGTCCTCGAGATAGTCAAGGAAGGCAAGAAGCGGGAGCTCTTCGACGTGTCGGATGCGGCGGAGACGACGCGGGCGCTCCTCGGTATGTGCCAGTCGATTCCGCGCTGGTATCACGCCGAGGGCAAGCTGACCCCGGACGCGGTGGCCCGCAAGTACGTCGAGATCGCGATGAAGACCGTGGGGTCCATCGAAGCTCCCGTCAAGCCGAAGAAGAGGCGCACCGCCGGCGTCTGA
- a CDS encoding oxygenase MpaB family protein — protein MKRFDLRRRTDRLDPETQHEEMYRILATQEFPWDINQALSFALFRTYAVPTIGRLLFETGEFTERVQKRYDDTGLILDAVLEHGFTSDPGRVAIRRMNQMHGSYDISNDDMRYVLSTFVVTPVRWIDDFGWRKLTRNEIVGSTNYYRALGKYMGIKQIPETFEAFEKFLDDYERDHFLFDRGGRAVADSTLELLCTFPPNNLAPAALIKRFSWALMDDPLLDAFAYRRPSRLARTLSRGALKARARLVRFYPVRTEPKFARDLPNIRSYPTGYEVEKLGTFPRTCPVQHTNGTVARENTAS, from the coding sequence ATGAAACGCTTCGATCTACGTCGCCGGACCGACCGACTCGATCCCGAGACGCAGCACGAAGAGATGTACCGGATTCTCGCCACTCAGGAATTTCCCTGGGACATCAACCAAGCCCTCAGCTTCGCGCTGTTCCGGACGTACGCCGTGCCCACCATCGGCCGGTTGCTGTTCGAGACCGGCGAGTTCACCGAACGCGTGCAGAAGCGCTACGACGACACCGGACTGATCCTCGACGCCGTTCTCGAACACGGCTTCACCAGCGATCCCGGTCGCGTCGCCATCCGCCGGATGAACCAGATGCACGGCTCCTACGACATCTCCAACGACGACATGCGGTACGTGCTGTCGACGTTCGTGGTGACCCCGGTGCGCTGGATCGACGACTTCGGCTGGCGGAAACTCACCCGCAACGAGATCGTCGGGTCCACCAACTATTACCGTGCGCTCGGCAAGTACATGGGCATCAAGCAGATTCCCGAGACCTTCGAGGCGTTCGAGAAATTCCTCGACGACTACGAGCGTGACCACTTTCTCTTCGACCGGGGTGGCCGCGCCGTCGCCGACTCGACGCTCGAACTCCTCTGCACGTTCCCGCCGAACAACCTCGCGCCCGCCGCCCTGATCAAGCGCTTCTCCTGGGCACTCATGGACGATCCGCTTCTCGACGCGTTCGCCTACCGCAGACCGTCCCGCCTCGCGCGGACTTTGTCGCGGGGTGCGTTGAAGGCCCGCGCCCGCCTCGTCCGGTTCTACCCCGTGCGCACCGAGCCCAAGTTCGCCCGCGACCTTCCCAACATTCGCAGCTACCCGACCGGGTACGAAGTGGAGAAACTGGGCACCTTCCCCAGAACCTGCCCCGTGCAGCACACCAACGGTACGGTCGCGCGGGAAAACACCGCATCCTGA